From Rhodovibrio salinarum DSM 9154:
GACCAAGTGAGCGATCCGCACAACGTCGGGGCGGTGCTGCGCTCCGCCGCCGCGTTCGGCGCGAGCGCGGTGGTCACGACCAAGCGCAACGCGCCCGGCGAGACCGGCGCGCTGGCCAAAGCCGCCTCGGGCGCGCTGGAGCACGTCCCCTACCCGCACGTCACCAATCTGGCCCGCGCGATGGAAACGGCGCAGCAGCATGGCTTCCGCCTGCTCGGCCTGGCGCAGGAAGCAACGTCCACGCTGGCTGACGAAGCGGGCACAGACCGGATTGGCCTGGTGCTGGGCGCGGAAGGGCATGGTCTGCGGCAGAAGACGCGGGCGACCTGCGACAGCATGGTCCGTCTGCCGACCCGGGGCCCCGTGGCTGAGCTCAACGTCTCCAACGCCGCGGCAGTGGGACTCTATGAGCTGATCGGCCGCAAGACCGGCTGACCCCTGCACGCCCGCGATCAGACGCGGGTTGTACGCCCGTCGGCAGGTGCTATCGTCGCCGGCAGACGGCGGCCGCGAACGCGCCAGAGCCGCGGCGTGCAGCCGCCCCCACGCCACAGACGAGGGAGGCAACGCCATGGAAGGATCGCAGGCCAGCGGTGGCGACCAGGCCGTGCAGGGCGACACCGCCGGGCAGTTCGACGTCCAGTTCGAGGCAACGCCGAACAATCTCGAGTCCTTCTGGATGCCGTTCACCTGGAACCGCGCCTTCAAGCGCAAGCCCAAGGTGATCACCGGCGCCAAGGACATGCACTACACCAGCGACGACGGCCGCCAGATCCTCGACGGCACCGCCGGTCTGTGGTGCGTCAACGCCGGCCATGGCCGGAAGAAGATCGTCGAGGCGGTGCAGCAGCAGGTCGCCCGGCTGGACTACGCACCGGCCTTCCAGCTCAGCCACCCGCTGGCCTTCCAGCTCGCCAACCGGCTGATTGGCATGGCCCCGGGCGACGGCGCATTCGACCATGTGTTCTTCGCCAATTCCGGCTCCGAGGCAGTCGACAGCGCGCTGAAGATCGCGCTTGCCTACCACCGCGCCCGCGGCGAAGGGCAGCGCACCCGTCTGATCGGCCGGGAGCGCGGCTACCACGGGGTCGGTTTCGGCGGCATCTCGGTCGGCGGCATCGTCGCCAACCGGCGCAAGTTCGGCCAGTTACTCGCCGGCGTCGACCACCTGCCGCACACCCATCTGCCGGAGCAGAACCGCTTCGCCAAGGGTCAGCCGGAGCACGGCGCGCACCTGGCGGACGAGCTGGAGCGGATCTGCACCCTGCACGGGCCCGAGACGATCGCCGCGGTGATCGTCGAACCGCTGGCGGGCTCGACCGGCGTGCTGGTACCGCCCAAGGGCTACCTGCAGCGCCTGCGCGAGATCTGCGACAAGTACGGCATCCTCCTGATCTTCGACGAGGTGATCACCGGCTTCGGGCGGCTCGGCACCGGCTTCGCCACGGACTGCTTCGGCGTGACCCCCGATCTGATCACGGTCGCCAAGGGAATCACCAACGGCACCGTACCAATGGGGGCTGTGTTCTGTCGTAAGGGTATCTACGACACCTTCATGGCCGAGGCGGAGCAAGCCGGCGGCACGATTGAGCTGTTCCACGGCTATACCTATTCGGCGCATCCGCTGGCCTGCGCCGCTGGGCTCGCCACCCTGGAGGTGTACAAGGAGGAAGGGCTGTTCGAGCACGCCGCCGAACTGGCGCCCAAATGGCAGGAGGCGGTGCACAGCCTGGCCGATCACCCGCACGTGATCGACGTGCGCAACCTGGGCCTGGTGGCCGGCATCGAGCTGGAGCCGCGCACGCGCGCGCCTGGCGCGCGCGGCTACGAGGTGTTCACCAACGCCTGGGAAGACGGCCTGCTGACCCGCATCACCGGCGATATCCTGGCGCTTTCCCCGCCGCTGATTGTGACCGAGCAACAGATCGACCAGATGGTCGAGATGACGCGCAAAGCGCTCGACGCCACACCCTGACCCGACCCAATCGGCGATTGCGCCCGATGCCCGCGTGCCGACCGGTGCGCGGGCATCGGGCATCCAGCCCCCAACGCTCCTGACGTGGAGAAGGATTAAAAGACATGCTGATCGGTGTTCCCAGCGAGGTGAAGGTTCATGAGTACCGGGTCGGCCTGGTGCCCGCGGGCGTGCGCGAACTGATCCACCACGGCCACGAGGTGATCGTCCAGAGCGACGCGGGAGCCGGGATCGGCATGTTCGACGCCGACTACCAGGAAGCTGGCGCCCGGGTCGTCGGCGACGCCAGCGAGGTGTTCGCCAAGGCCGACATGATCGTCAAGGTGAAGGAGCCGCAGGCCAGCGAATACAAGCAGCTGTCGAAGGACCAGGTGCTGTTCACCTACCTGCACCTCGCCCCGGACGCCGAGCAGACCCAGGGCCTAGTCGACAGCGGCTGCACCGCGATCGCCTACGAAACGGTCACTGACCAACTCGGCCGCCTGCCGTTGCTGGCCCCGATGAGCGAGGTCGCCGGGCGGATGAGCGCGCAGGTCGCCGCGCACGGCCTGGAAAAGAACCAGGGCGGCAAGGGCGTGCTGATGGGCGGCGTCCCGGGGGTGCTGCCGGCGAACGTCGTGGTGCTCGGCTGCGGCGTGTCCGGCATGAACGCCGCGCGCATGGCGATGGGCATGCAGGCCAAGGTGTTCGCGATCGACAAGTCGCTCGACAAGCTGAACGAGGTCGACCTCTACTTCGGCCGGGAGCTGGACACGCTGTACTCCACCGTCGATCACATCGAGAAGGCGGTCGAGGCGGCCGACGTGGTGATCGGCTGCGTGCTGGTGCCTGGCGCCGCCGCGCCCAAACTCGTCACCCATGACATGGTGCGCAAAATGAAGCCCGGCTCGGTCATGGTCGATGTTGCGATCGACCAGGGCGGCTGCTTCGAGACGTCCAAGCCGACCACCCACGACGAACCGACCTATGTGGTCGACGACGTGGTGCATTACTGCGTCACCAATATGCCAGGGGCGGTGGCGCGGACCTCCACCTTCGCGCTCACCAACGCCACCATGCGCTTTGTCCTGGCCCTCGCGGACAAGGGCGTGAAACGTGCGCTGGCGGAGGACCCGCACCTGATGAACGGCCTGAACGTTCACCAGGGCCAGGTCACCTATAAGGCGGTCGCCGACAACCTCGGCTACGACTTCGTGGCACCGCAACAGGCCCTCGGGTTCTAAGCCTGCCAGGAACTGTTGCGCATACCGCCGCTCACCAGCATGCGCCGCCCGGGGCTGTGGCCGTTTAACCGCGCGATAACCGGTCCGCTCTAAGATTACCCGGAAAGCGTGTCGAAGCCGTTACCAAGCACATTCGACACGTCATCCACGGGACCAGGACCCCCGCCACGTGATCCCTTGCGTCCCTTCCCGCGCGGCATTTCGGTTGATCGCCATCACCGTTGCAACTGCCGCAGCTCTGGGCTCGACGATACCGGCCCGGGCGGACAGCGCCACCACCTCCCCCTCCGATGCCGCGACCGCTGTGTCGACCAGCGTGCCACATCCCGGCCTCAAGCCGCCGGCTCCCGAACGGCCACGCGGCTGCAGCGGGCAGCGCTTCATCGGCCAGCGGGTCGCATGTTTCTCCGACCGCGCCGTTCAGGCTGGCGACGCATCGGTGTGTTTCCAGGCCAGCGCCCCAGATGTGCGCTGGCCCTGCATCGCCAAGTACGCGGTGGTCGCTGGCGATGCGACGACGTGCCGCCTGCTGCCGGGGCCACGTCCGGACGGCGTCGACGGCCCCCTGTCCGGCGGCGAGGACACCGTGACCGTCGATCTCTGCCTCTCCACTCTTGCGCTGGTCTACCGCCGACCGGACCTGTGCCGGCAGATCCAGACGGAAACGATGGACGATGCCTGCCTCGCCAAGCTGGTCGCCAATGGCGCCGATCCGGCCCTGTGTGCTGGAATCGATGTGCCCGAATTGCGCAGGGTCTGCCGTCCAGATCCGCTGCAAGAAGCCCGCGAATAGCCCAGAAAACAAATCGGCCGCCGGGGGTTGGTACCCCGGCGGCCGTCCAGAAGCGTTGTTTCGCGCGCAGGCCGTGGGCCCCGGAGTCCGTTCGCTAGGCGGCCTCCTCGCCCCGCTCGCCACGTGAACGGGTGATGTAGGCACGCGCGGCATGTTCCTGACAGTACGGCTTGCCCGGGACCGGTTCCGCACCGCAGAAATGGAAATCGGCATCGCCCGGATCGCCGATCGGCCACAAGCACCCACTCGAACTGCCACGCTGTTCGACACGCGCCCGCTGGCTGCCTAGCTGAGCCGTTGGCGCGGCCGTTGAGCGCTGCCGCCCCTCGCTGGCCAAGGTCCTGGAGGCCTGCCGGCTCTGCGTGCCTTCGTTGGCACGTGGCGTTTGCGGCGCTGCGCCCTTGACGCCAGGAGCGGCACGCCCTTCCCCCGAACTCTGCGCCGCGGCCGCCGGCGTGGACGGTCGGACCGGGCGCTCGGCCGCGCGCGCCTGCGGCGGTTGCGCGGCGCCAGCTTCCTCGGGCCGCGCGCTAGGCGCCGACGTGCCGAATGCGCGCGCGTTGGCCGCCGACCTGCCGCCAGAGGCTGCCGTCTGACCATCGCTGTTCGAGGCAGCAGTCTTGGCGGAATCAGCCGGCTGTGCCTTGGTCGTCTGTCCGGTCGAGGTCTGCGCAGTTGCTGTCTGCGCACCTGATTTCTGCGACCCGGCGCTCACCGATTTGGGCGCGGACGTCTTGGAACCGGCCGTTTGGGCGCTTGCGGTCTGGGCGACCGAGGCCTTGGCGCTCGCGTTCGAGGCGCGTCCGGTATCGCTGCCACCTTGCCGGTCGGTCGTTTGGGCGCGTCGCGGGGTCGGCTGGGCGGCTTGGGACGTCGCCTCCGAACTCGCGACCTCGGCGGACTGCTGCTTGATCGGCGATGGCCGCGAAGGAAGCTTGAGACGGTGCGCCTTACCGACGATCGAGTTCTTGGACACCCCAAGGCGCTTGCCGATTTCCGAGGCGCTGTGCCCTGCCTGCCACAGGCGGGTCAGTTCTTGGATACGTTCGTCGGTCCAACTCATACGTTCATCGACCCTTGATGCGGCGTGTGTTGCGCGTCGAAGCTCATAGTTAACCTATGCTAACAAAAAACCATATTTAGAGCAGGACGATATTCAGGGCACCATATGCGGTAGACACCTTGCTGTCCAGTCGGGAATTTGCCTATCCCGAAGCCGTACCCCAGATTCTTGTGGACAGTTCTGCCCACGTCTTGGACGTACGTGACGTAAAGGGAAAAGGTGGCATGATCCTGACAGTCACGGACTTTGGTGTAGCCGGCCCCTACCTCGCCCAAATGCATGCTGCCGCGCGCGTCCGCGCGCCCGACATTCCCGTTCTCGATCTAGTGGCGGACCTGCCATCGTTCCAGCCCGTGCGATCAGGATATCTGCTGAGCGCGCTTGCCCCGGAATTCCCGTCAGGCAGTGTATTCTGCTGCGTGGTCGACCCCGGTGTCGGATCGGATCGCGGCGCCCTGATCGTCCACGCCAACCGGCAATGGTTTGTCGGTCCAGATAACGGTCTGATGGCGATTGCCGCGCAGCGCGATCCGCAGGCCCGCGTGTGGACGCTGGACTGGCGCCCTGAGCGCCTGTCCGCCTCGTTCCACGGACGGGACCTGTTTGCCCCGGTCGCCGCCGACCTCGCCCGCGGCACGCAGGTGTCCAGCACCCCGATCGAGCCAGGCCGGATGATCGGCGCCGATGCGCCGCCCGACTTGGCAGAAGTGGTGTACATCGATCATTACGGCAACGCCATGACCGGATTGCGTGCTGCCACGCTGCCCGCCGATGCCGAGTTGCTCACGGGCCGCCAACGTGTGACGCGGGCCCATACCTTCGCCGACGTCCAGCCCGGAACGCCGCTGTGGTATACCAACAGTTCGGGCTTGGCCGAGATCGCCGTCAACCAGGGTCGCGCGGATCGTGTGCTCGACCTGGAGGTCGGCACACCAATCACGGTGCATGCGACTGAAGCCGGCGATGCTTGAGCGCCCGTCGGCGACCAGTCAGCCAGCGCTTCAGGCCGTTCGCCAGTAGCTGCGCGGTCGCCTATGTCGTCCCATTTAAGAACAACGGTGCATCTTCGCGCACCATCGACACAAAACACCGCGTTACCAAGGCCCGACAGCGCCACCCGTCTCGCGGGTACCCCGAGCATCTGAACTGGCACACCGCGACAACCGCAACGCCCCCTAGCAAAACTATAGACTTAGAACATTTTATTGATACTAAGAATTAGTAGAGCGAGCGGCGCCATCAAATCGCATCAATACGCTAAAAATTGAAAATATCGGCTCATTAACCCAACCAGAGGCGCTACGGCATTCCTGGATACAAAATTCCCTGGAGCCTTGCACCTAGAAATATCGTAAAACGAAACAATATTAACCATCCCAAACCCCTCTCGACACGATCAACGCGCAGAATTTGCACTAAGAATTACAGCGTCGTTATGCGAGCCGCCCCTTTTTGCTCCACTTGTCACGGGGTAGCGCATCGTATATCGTCAGTTCGTGTAGCGCTCTTTCTTTGTCGATCGACTTCTGGAACATCAAACTCCGCAGCTTCTGACGAAAAACCTTAATGACTTACTTTGAGAGCGAGTCCGACCTGTCTATAACAACCTGCGCGCGTGATCTCGAAGCGGTGGCTCGGCTCTACATGCGAGCTGGCTTTCGCGATGGACTGCGCCCGGCGCAATGGCAAGCGATGCGCTTTTTCGCCAACAACCCAGGCGAGAGTCTGACCGCATTTGCCCGGCACCGGCACTCCACGACCGGATCTGCCTCAGTGGTCGTATCGGCCCTGGTCAAGCGCGGCTACCTCGCCCGCCAGAGCGCGCATACCAGCCGCAACATCGGTATCCAGCTCACCGAGGCGGGCCAACAGGCTCTTGAACAGGACCCGATCAAGGAACTGGTGGCCGCTCTCGAAAACCTGCCGACCGAACAACTGTCCACTTTCAAGCAGACCCTTGCACAGCTGCATGACGACCTGTCGGAACGGATCGAGGACGAGGATTAGGTCAGAACAATCGGCGTCACCCATCGCCCTTCGCTCCAGGCCGTCTCGTCTGGGCACCTCCTAATCGATGCCGAAGGGCTCATAGGAGGGGGGCAGATAACCGCCTATCCATCGTTCCTGCTGTGGTCTTCTTGAAGCGGTGGCAGGCATTTGCGGCAGTCGAGGTAGACGCCCAACATCTTCTGGCGCCCCGCCTCGCTTTGGGTCCAGGGCCGCTCCTGAAATGGCGGCTTATGGCGGACGTGTCGACCGTGGCCGCACGCCAATTCAGCCACCCAATGCCCTTCTTCATCGCGGTGAAAGCCGACAATCGGCTGCTGGATTCCGTTACGCGTGTCCATCGTACCTCCCGTTGCCTGGATCGGCTGCACACCCCAGGCACACACGAGACAAGACACCCCGTCAAAGCCACACGCAATTCCCGCAGACAAGTGCCAAAATCGAACAGCCGCGCCGTACGCTCCGAACGCTCCATGCCCCTCAACCGGCCCAGTCGTCCGTTCAACCGGCAACGCCTACCTCACAAAGGCATTCGGACGACGAAAA
This genomic window contains:
- a CDS encoding aspartate aminotransferase family protein; the encoded protein is MPFTWNRAFKRKPKVITGAKDMHYTSDDGRQILDGTAGLWCVNAGHGRKKIVEAVQQQVARLDYAPAFQLSHPLAFQLANRLIGMAPGDGAFDHVFFANSGSEAVDSALKIALAYHRARGEGQRTRLIGRERGYHGVGFGGISVGGIVANRRKFGQLLAGVDHLPHTHLPEQNRFAKGQPEHGAHLADELERICTLHGPETIAAVIVEPLAGSTGVLVPPKGYLQRLREICDKYGILLIFDEVITGFGRLGTGFATDCFGVTPDLITVAKGITNGTVPMGAVFCRKGIYDTFMAEAEQAGGTIELFHGYTYSAHPLACAAGLATLEVYKEEGLFEHAAELAPKWQEAVHSLADHPHVIDVRNLGLVAGIELEPRTRAPGARGYEVFTNAWEDGLLTRITGDILALSPPLIVTEQQIDQMVEMTRKALDATP
- the ald gene encoding alanine dehydrogenase, which encodes MLIGVPSEVKVHEYRVGLVPAGVRELIHHGHEVIVQSDAGAGIGMFDADYQEAGARVVGDASEVFAKADMIVKVKEPQASEYKQLSKDQVLFTYLHLAPDAEQTQGLVDSGCTAIAYETVTDQLGRLPLLAPMSEVAGRMSAQVAAHGLEKNQGGKGVLMGGVPGVLPANVVVLGCGVSGMNAARMAMGMQAKVFAIDKSLDKLNEVDLYFGRELDTLYSTVDHIEKAVEAADVVIGCVLVPGAAAPKLVTHDMVRKMKPGSVMVDVAIDQGGCFETSKPTTHDEPTYVVDDVVHYCVTNMPGAVARTSTFALTNATMRFVLALADKGVKRALAEDPHLMNGLNVHQGQVTYKAVADNLGYDFVAPQQALGF
- a CDS encoding GcrA family cell cycle regulator, translated to MSWTDERIQELTRLWQAGHSASEIGKRLGVSKNSIVGKAHRLKLPSRPSPIKQQSAEVASSEATSQAAQPTPRRAQTTDRQGGSDTGRASNASAKASVAQTASAQTAGSKTSAPKSVSAGSQKSGAQTATAQTSTGQTTKAQPADSAKTAASNSDGQTAASGGRSAANARAFGTSAPSARPEEAGAAQPPQARAAERPVRPSTPAAAAQSSGEGRAAPGVKGAAPQTPRANEGTQSRQASRTLASEGRQRSTAAPTAQLGSQRARVEQRGSSSGCLWPIGDPGDADFHFCGAEPVPGKPYCQEHAARAYITRSRGERGEEAA
- a CDS encoding SAM hydrolase/SAM-dependent halogenase family protein — protein: MILTVTDFGVAGPYLAQMHAAARVRAPDIPVLDLVADLPSFQPVRSGYLLSALAPEFPSGSVFCCVVDPGVGSDRGALIVHANRQWFVGPDNGLMAIAAQRDPQARVWTLDWRPERLSASFHGRDLFAPVAADLARGTQVSSTPIEPGRMIGADAPPDLAEVVYIDHYGNAMTGLRAATLPADAELLTGRQRVTRAHTFADVQPGTPLWYTNSSGLAEIAVNQGRADRVLDLEVGTPITVHATEAGDA
- a CDS encoding MarR family winged helix-turn-helix transcriptional regulator; translation: MTYFESESDLSITTCARDLEAVARLYMRAGFRDGLRPAQWQAMRFFANNPGESLTAFARHRHSTTGSASVVVSALVKRGYLARQSAHTSRNIGIQLTEAGQQALEQDPIKELVAALENLPTEQLSTFKQTLAQLHDDLSERIEDED
- a CDS encoding DUF3565 domain-containing protein; translated protein: MDTRNGIQQPIVGFHRDEEGHWVAELACGHGRHVRHKPPFQERPWTQSEAGRQKMLGVYLDCRKCLPPLQEDHSRNDG